Genomic DNA from Sphingomonas lacunae:
GCATCTGACCGTGTCCTGTTGTTCGACCGGGCATTTCTGCCGATCGTCGAGCGGTTGCGACCGCAACTCAATACGATCGAGCATTTCATCCTGTTCGACAGTGCCGCCGAGGGCGATTATCTGGGCTTCCGCGAATGGGTTGGCGCAGAGGATGGCCATTACAGCTGGGTCGAGCTGGCCGAAAGTGATCCGTGCGGCCTGTGCTACACCAGCGGCACGACCGGCAATCCCAAGGGCGTGCTCTATCTGCACCGGTCGAACGTGTTGCATGCGCTGGCGGAAATGCAGCCGGACGTCTTCGATCTTTCGGCCAGGGCCGTGGCGCTGCCGGTTGTCCCGATGTTCCATGCCAACGCGTGGGGTCTGCCTTATGCGGCGGCGGCAGCTGGCGCCAAGCTCGTCTTTTCCTGCACCAATGACGCCACGGTCCTGTGGAAGCTGATCCGCGAGGAGAAGGTGACGCACAGCGCGGGCGTGCCGACAGTGTGGCTGTCGATGTTCGCCGATCTGGATACCAATGGCGGCGATTATGCGCGGCTGCGCCATGTTGTCATTGGTGGATCGGCGGCACCGCGCGCGATGATCGAGCGACTTATGCGCGCTGGCATCACCGTAGCCCATGCATGGGGCATGACCGAAACCAGCCCGATCGGCACAATGGGTGCCCGCCCCTATAACTGGGATGACATGAGCTTTGACGAGCAGGTGGACATGGTCACCAAACAGGGAAGGGTTCCCTATGGTGTCGAACTGCGCGTTGTGGACGACAATGATGAGGTCCTGCCGCGCGATGGCACGTCCAGTGGTCGTTTACAGATCCGCGGTCACTGGATCATCCAGCGCTATTTCGAGGCAGAGGCAGATGCGGCCGATGCCGATGGCTGGTTCGATACGGGGGATGTGGCGATGATCCACCCGGACGGCGTCATGCAGATCACTGACCGCGCCAAGGATGTGATCAAGTCCGGCGGCGAATGGATCAGCTCGATTGAACTGGAAAATGCCGCGATGGGTGCACCCGGCGTTGCGGAGGCCGCCGCTGTGGGCGTTCCCCATCCGAAATGGGATGAACGTCCGCTGTTGCTGGTCGTGCGCAAGCCGGGCAGCAGCGTGACCGCAGACGAAATCAACGCCCACCTGGTCAACCATGTTGCAAAATGGTGGCTGCCCGACGAGATCAAGTTCGTCGACAGCCTGCCGCACACAGCCACCGGCAAGCTGCTCAAGCGCCAGCTGCGCGACGAATACAAGAGCTACAAGCTGGCGAACCTAGGATGAGCGGCGAGGCGCATATCGACCCCACGCGGGCGGCGTTTGACGCGTTCAAGGCGCTGCCCCGCGACGAGCCAATCTGGATGCTCAATCTGGTGCGTTATCGCGACCTGGCGGATTATCCCGAAGGCCATGCACTGCACGGGCAGGGGTTTAGCGGAGCCGAAGCCTATCGCCTTTATGGCGAAGACAGTGATCCGATCTTTTCCCGCGTGGGCGGCAAGGTGGTCTGGCGCGGAGCGATGCAGTTGATGCTGACCGGTCCGGCGGACGAACAATGGGACACGATCTTCATTGCCCATTATCCGACCGCCGGCGCCTTTCTCGCCATGGTCACCGACCCTGATTATCGGGAGGCGGTCAAACACAGGCAGGCAGCAGTGCTGACCAGCCGTCTGGTGCGGATGCAGTCGCTTGATACGAGTGGCGGCTTTGCTTGATGGCTGACAGCGTGGGAGCCTCTCTCCATACAAGACTGACTCGCCGATTTGACCTCACGACGCCCTTGGCGCTGGCGCCGATGGCAATGGGATCAGGCGGCGCACTGGCTGCTGCCTGGGCTAAAGCAGGCGCCTTGGGTCTGGTGGGTGGCGGCTATGGCGAACTCGACTGGACGGCGCGCGAATATACTCTGGCAGCAGACGCGTTGGCGGGTGATGCGGCGGCCACGCATCGCCTTGGCTGCGGGTTCATCAGCTGGAGGCTGGAGCAGGACGCGAGCGCTTTTGACTGGCTTTTGGACCAGCCAGCAAGGCCAGCGGCGGTAATGCTGTCCTTTGGAGACCCAACGCCATGGGTCAGACGGCTCCGCGACCGAGGCATTGCCGCCCTGTGCCAAATCCAGTCGGTGGCGCAATTGCAGCAAGCGGTTGATGCAGGGGCAGACGGCATTGTGGCGCAAGGCGGTGAGGCGGGGGGCCATGGCGCGCGGACTGACGGCGCGCGCGGCACCTTTACGCTGGTGCCTGAGCTTGCCGATCGGTTGGCGGCCGTGGCGCCGGAGACGCTGCTGCTGGCGGCGGGCGGCATTGCCGATGGACGCGGTCTCGCCGCAGCACTAGTGCTGGGCGCCGATGGTGCGCTGATCGGCAGCCGGGCGTGGGTGACCACGGAATCGCTGGCGTCGACCGGTGCCAAGGCGCAGGCAGTGGCAACTGGGGGCGATGAGACGGCGCGCAGCGGCATCTTTGACATATTGCGCCGCAAGAACTGGCCCGCCGACTATGGATTTCGTGCAATCCGTAATGCGATGCACCGGCAGTGGGAGGGGCGTGAGGCGGACCTCCGCGCCGACCCGGAACCGGCGATTGCCCTCTTTGAAGCTGGGGTTAAGTCGGCAGATTTTGATCGCGCCAATGTGACTGTTGGTGAAGCGACGGGCCTGATCAATGATGTGCCGAACAGCGCCGCACTGGTAACGCGCATGACCGCCGAGGCCGCGGCATTGTTACCCTGATTGGACGTTTTCAGAACAATCGCATCTGTCCGTTGCGTTCTGGCGGCGTGAACTGGGTGCAGTCCAGATCAACTGGTGGAGTGTCGAGGTCGTAGGCGCGGATGGCGCGTTTGAAACGGGCGCGGATAAGATCGGCCCAAACACCAGTCCCCTTCATCCGCGTCGCAAAATTGGGATCATTATCGCGCCCGCCGCGTATGTCCTGAATGATGCTCATCACGCGGGCGGCGCGATCAGGGAAATGGGCGTCGAGCCATTGGCGAAACAGGGGCGCTACTTCGTGTGGCAGGCGGACGACGATGTAGGTGGCGCGGTAGGCGCCCGCGTTGGCCGCCGCAGCGAGGATGCGCTCCATTTCATGATCGGTGATGGAGGGGATCACCGGCGAAACATTGACCTGTACCGGGACTCCTGCCTTGGCCAGCGCCTCGATCGCCTTCAGCCGTTTGGCCGGATGCGGCGCGCGCGGTTCAAGCGAGCGGGCAATTGCGGCGTCGAGCGTGGTGACCGACAGCGACACGCACAAGAGCTTACGCGAGGCCATCTCAGCCAGCAGGTCGAGATCACGCAGGATGCGATCGCTCTTGGTGGTGATGATCAGCGGATGACCGGTTTCCGAGAGGATTGCGAGCAACTGCCGGGTAATCTGCCACTCGCGCTCGATCGGTTGATAGCCGTCAGTATTGGTGCCCATGGCGAGCGGCGCGACCCGGTAGCCTGGCGCTGATAATTCGCGCCGCAACAGTTGAGCCGCATCGGGCTTTACCGTCAGTCGTGTTTCGAAATCGAGACCGGGGGAAAGGTCCAGAAAGGCGTGTGTCGGCCGGGCATAGCAATAGATGCACCCATGTTCGCAGCCGCGATAGGCATTGATCGAGCGGTCAAAGCCGATGTCGGGTGAGCTGTTGCGGGCGATGATGGTGCGCGGCCGTTCGAGGCTGACGGTCGTCGAAGGCGCGGTGGGCTCCCCATCCACTGACTGGCGCTCGTCGAGCCAATCGCCATCGGCCTCCCGCACGGGCAGCGAAAAGCGGCGCGACGACTGGTTGGACGGTGCGCCTCGCCCAGGGATCGCAGGGGGGAGAGGAGGCGCGCCGTCCATGGTCCCGGATTAGCGGGTTAATTCGAACATAACAAGAACATTCCTCCCAACAGGGCAGCAAATATGCAGTTTGGCTCTAGTCCATGCGGTAGAGGTGAAGCTCGGCCTTGCCGACTTTGCGGCTGACGAGATGGGAGAGTGTGGCGCATTGGGGCACATAGCCATGACCTGTTTCTACGCTGACCATGGTGCCGGGGGCGGTCCAGCCGCGCGAGACGAGCTGGTCAAGCAGTGCATCAAGCCCATCCTGTGCATAGGGTGGATCGAGCAGGATCAGATCGAACGGCTTGGTTTGCTCGGCCAGGGTGAGGGCAGAGACCTGGCGAATCTCTGCGCCCTTGGCGGCGAGGCTGGCAACATTGGTGCGGATGGCCGCGATGGCGTCTCGATCGGTGTCGACAAAAAGACAGGAGGCGGCGCCACGCGACAATGCCTCTAGCCCGAGCGCTCCCGATCCGGCGAACAGGTCAGCCACGCTGAGCCCGGTGAAGCCGCCGAGCCGGCTGGTCAGCATCGAAAAGAGAGTTTCGCGCGCGCGATCAGCGGTCGGACGGGTGGTTGCTCCGGCGGGAGCCACCAGCTTGCGTCCGCGCCATGCGCCCGCGATGATACGCATTCCCGCCATTGCCAAGCCTCAGTCAGCCATGCCGAGGCCGTTGAGCAGGCGCACAACCTCCTGCGGCGGCGATTCCTCGACATCGCCGGGAGCCGAACTGCCTAGCACGAACTGGCCGTAGCGAACGCGAATGAGGCGCGAGACTTGCAGCCCGAAATATTCGAGCACGCGGCGGACTTCGCGGTTCTTGCCCTCGGTCAGGGTCAGTTCGATCCACTGGTTGCGTCCGGTGCTGCGCTCCAGATTGGCGTCGATACGGCCATAGCGGACGCCCTCGATGGTGATGCCTTCGGCGAGATCCTCCAGCTGCTGCTGGGTGATCGGGCCAAAGGTGCGGGCGCGATAGGTGCGCTCGATGCCGGTGGCGGGTAGTTCGAGTTTGCGTTTGAGGGCTCCGTCATTGGTCAGCAGCAGCAGGCCCTCGGTATTGAGGTCAAGCCTGCCCACTGGCATCAGACGCGGCAAGCCTTCGGGCAGGACATCATAGATTGTCTTGCGGCCGGAAAAGTCCCGCTCGGCGGTCAGCGTGCCGTTGGGCTTGTGGAACAGGAAGAGTCGCGTCGCTTCGGTTGCGCCGACCGCTTTGCCGTCGACCGTGACGCCCTTGAGGTCTGCGAGCAGGGTCGCGGGCTTGGTAACCGGCTGACCATTGAGCGCAATGCGGCCCTCCTCGATCATCCGTTCAATGTCGCGGCGTGAGGCGACACCGGCGCGGGCGAGCAGCTTGGCGATGCGGTGCAAGCCGTCATCGCGTTCACTCTTCAGCCTGACGGGTGCGTTGGCGGGCGCTGATGAGCGGACAGCCGCAGGACGTGGCGAGCGGGCTGGCGCACCGGCAGGCCGGGACGGCCGTCCGACAGCTTCGCTGCCATCGGCGCGGATGCGGGGTGCCCCCTTGGCCGGAGCCTTGCGCGCAGGGGGCTGGATTTCGCCCTTTGGAGCATGACGCGCGGCGCCCCTGGTGGATACGCGAGCGCCTCGGCGGTCGGGTGCATCGCCGTCAACGGACCGATTGGTGCCCAGCCTGTCTTCCGTGCGGTCTTGAGCGCGAGAGCGGCCCGGATTGCGAGGGCTCGGCACAGCGCGTCCTCTGCCAGGTGCACCGGTTTTACCAGGGCCAGAGGGTCGACGGGGGCCGGTGGGGCGGGAAGGCAAGGCGGTTTTCCTGTCGTGTTGCGGTGGAGCAAGGCCACATATGGGTCAGTGGCATTGCTATGCAGCAACCGGCCGCTGTTGGCGAGCAGATTGGCGGTCATGATCCGCTGGAACTGCAAGCACAGCTGTCCCTCGGGGCGTCTCCGCACCTCTTGGCCGATAGAACATGCGAGGGGCTGGC
This window encodes:
- the rsmD gene encoding 16S rRNA (guanine(966)-N(2))-methyltransferase RsmD; its protein translation is MRIIAGAWRGRKLVAPAGATTRPTADRARETLFSMLTSRLGGFTGLSVADLFAGSGALGLEALSRGAASCLFVDTDRDAIAAIRTNVASLAAKGAEIRQVSALTLAEQTKPFDLILLDPPYAQDGLDALLDQLVSRGWTAPGTMVSVETGHGYVPQCATLSHLVSRKVGKAELHLYRMD
- a CDS encoding DUF1330 domain-containing protein, translated to MSGEAHIDPTRAAFDAFKALPRDEPIWMLNLVRYRDLADYPEGHALHGQGFSGAEAYRLYGEDSDPIFSRVGGKVVWRGAMQLMLTGPADEQWDTIFIAHYPTAGAFLAMVTDPDYREAVKHRQAAVLTSRLVRMQSLDTSGGFA
- a CDS encoding pseudouridine synthase, with product MPSPRNPGRSRAQDRTEDRLGTNRSVDGDAPDRRGARVSTRGAARHAPKGEIQPPARKAPAKGAPRIRADGSEAVGRPSRPAGAPARSPRPAAVRSSAPANAPVRLKSERDDGLHRIAKLLARAGVASRRDIERMIEEGRIALNGQPVTKPATLLADLKGVTVDGKAVGATEATRLFLFHKPNGTLTAERDFSGRKTIYDVLPEGLPRLMPVGRLDLNTEGLLLLTNDGALKRKLELPATGIERTYRARTFGPITQQQLEDLAEGITIEGVRYGRIDANLERSTGRNQWIELTLTEGKNREVRRVLEYFGLQVSRLIRVRYGQFVLGSSAPGDVEESPPQEVVRLLNGLGMAD
- a CDS encoding PA0069 family radical SAM protein codes for the protein MDGAPPLPPAIPGRGAPSNQSSRRFSLPVREADGDWLDERQSVDGEPTAPSTTVSLERPRTIIARNSSPDIGFDRSINAYRGCEHGCIYCYARPTHAFLDLSPGLDFETRLTVKPDAAQLLRRELSAPGYRVAPLAMGTNTDGYQPIEREWQITRQLLAILSETGHPLIITTKSDRILRDLDLLAEMASRKLLCVSLSVTTLDAAIARSLEPRAPHPAKRLKAIEALAKAGVPVQVNVSPVIPSITDHEMERILAAAANAGAYRATYIVVRLPHEVAPLFRQWLDAHFPDRAARVMSIIQDIRGGRDNDPNFATRMKGTGVWADLIRARFKRAIRAYDLDTPPVDLDCTQFTPPERNGQMRLF
- a CDS encoding long-chain fatty acid--CoA ligase; amino-acid sequence: MPIGGIQQQPLVVNSLIDHAAREHGAREIVTYWADGTLERSSWGDIHLLARKMAQALVRLGMGKGDRIATLAMNHMHHLAAWYGAAGMGGVLHTVNPRLFDEQLVYIMNHASDRVLLFDRAFLPIVERLRPQLNTIEHFILFDSAAEGDYLGFREWVGAEDGHYSWVELAESDPCGLCYTSGTTGNPKGVLYLHRSNVLHALAEMQPDVFDLSARAVALPVVPMFHANAWGLPYAAAAAGAKLVFSCTNDATVLWKLIREEKVTHSAGVPTVWLSMFADLDTNGGDYARLRHVVIGGSAAPRAMIERLMRAGITVAHAWGMTETSPIGTMGARPYNWDDMSFDEQVDMVTKQGRVPYGVELRVVDDNDEVLPRDGTSSGRLQIRGHWIIQRYFEAEADAADADGWFDTGDVAMIHPDGVMQITDRAKDVIKSGGEWISSIELENAAMGAPGVAEAAAVGVPHPKWDERPLLLVVRKPGSSVTADEINAHLVNHVAKWWLPDEIKFVDSLPHTATGKLLKRQLRDEYKSYKLANLG
- a CDS encoding NAD(P)H-dependent flavin oxidoreductase — translated: MADSVGASLHTRLTRRFDLTTPLALAPMAMGSGGALAAAWAKAGALGLVGGGYGELDWTAREYTLAADALAGDAAATHRLGCGFISWRLEQDASAFDWLLDQPARPAAVMLSFGDPTPWVRRLRDRGIAALCQIQSVAQLQQAVDAGADGIVAQGGEAGGHGARTDGARGTFTLVPELADRLAAVAPETLLLAAGGIADGRGLAAALVLGADGALIGSRAWVTTESLASTGAKAQAVATGGDETARSGIFDILRRKNWPADYGFRAIRNAMHRQWEGREADLRADPEPAIALFEAGVKSADFDRANVTVGEATGLINDVPNSAALVTRMTAEAAALLP